One window of Cervus canadensis isolate Bull #8, Minnesota chromosome 19, ASM1932006v1, whole genome shotgun sequence genomic DNA carries:
- the TKTL2 gene encoding transketolase-like protein 2, with translation MKPHCCFQGRRLWPLGSPLTDRTSRARFPEARPGTTSREATAVAPPRLPRTGTWEGANMADSALPDATTVQVLRDLANRLRVHSIRATCASGSGHPTSCCSAAEIVSVLFFHTMRYRQTEPAHPDNDRFVLSKGHAAPLLYAAWAEAGGISETDLLNLRTIHCDLEGHPTPRLSFVDVATGSLGQGLGAACGMAYTGKYLDKASYRVFCLLGDGESSEGSVWEALAFASRYGLDNLVAVFDVNRLGQSGVAPLKHCTDIYRNRCEAFGWNTYLVDGHDVEALCQAFSQAAQGKNKPTAIIAKTFKGRGIPNVEDAENWHGKPMPKEKADEIIRLIESQIQTNRNLLPKPPVEGSPPVSITNIKMTCLPDYKVGDKVATQKAYGLALAKLGLANERVVILDGDPKNSTFFEIFRKEHPERFIECFAAEQNMVSVALGCATRGRTITFVTTLAAFLTRAFDQIRMGAISQTNINLIGSHCGVSVGEDGPSQMALEDLAMFRSIPNCTVFLPSDAVSTEHAVYLAANTKGMCFIRTCQSETAVIYTPQENFEIGRAKVIRHSNNDKVTVIGTGITLHEALAAADALSQQDISICVIDLFTIKPLDAATIISCAKATGGRVVTVEDHYQEGGIGEAVCAVVSGEPDIHVHQLSVSGVSERNRKPSELLSMFGVSARHIIAAVKYTLMN, from the coding sequence ATGAAGCCGCACTGCTGTTTCCAGGGCCGGCGGCTCTGGCCGCTGGGGTCACCATTAACTGACAGAACCTCCAGAGCGCGTTTCCCCGAGGCGAGGCCAGGCACGACGTCACGTGAAGCAACCGCAGTGGCACCGCCCCGTCTGCCCCGCACAGGAACCTGGGAAGGTGCCAACATGGCGGACAGCGCGTTACCGGACGCGACCACAGTGCAAGTGCTGCGGGACCTGGCCAACCGCCTGCGCGTCCATTCCATCAGGGCTACGTGTGCCTCTGGCTCCGGCCACCCCACATCGTGTTGCAGCGCGGCAGAGATCGTGTCGGTGCTTTTCTTCCACACGATGAGGTACAGACAGACTGAGCCCGCTCACCCTGACAACGACAGATTCGTCCTTTCCAAGGGTCATGCAGCTCCACTGCTCTATGCTGCCTGGGCGGAGGCGGGCGGCATCAGTGAAACCGACCTGCTGAACTTGAGGACAATTCATTGTGACCTTGAGGGACATCCCACCCCCAGGCTGTCGTTTGTGGATGTGGCGACAGGATCGCTCGGGCAAGGGTTGGGGGCTGCGTGTGGAATGGCTTATACTGGCAAGTACTTGGACAAAGCCAGCTACCGGGTATTCTGCCTTCTGGGCGACGGTGAGTCCTCAGAAGGCTCCGTCTGGGAAGCTTTGGCCTTTGCTTCCCGCTATGGTTTGGACAATCTCGTGGCAGTGTTTGACGTGAACCGCTTGGGGCAAAGTGGCGTTGCGCCCCTGAAGCACTGCACAGACATCTATCGGAATCGCTGCGAGGCCTTTGGATGGAATACTTACTTAGTGGATGGCCATGATGTGGAAGCTTTGTGCCAGGCCTTTTCTCAAGCTGCTCAAGGGAAGAACAAGCCCACTGCCATAATTGCAAAGACCTTCAAGGGACGGGGTATTCCAAATGTTGAGGATGCAGAAAATTGGCATGGAAAGCCAATGccaaaagaaaaagcagatgaaATCATTAGACTAATTGAAAGTCAGATACAGACCAACAGGAATCTCCTACCAAAACCTCCTGTTGAAGGTTCACCTCCAGTCAGCatcacaaatataaaaatgaccTGTTTGCCTGATTATAAAGTTGGTGACAAGGTAGCTACTCAGAAAGCATATGGTTTGGCTCTGGCTAAACTGGGCCTTGCAAATGAAAGAGTTGTTATTCTGGATGGTGACCCAAAGAACTCCACCTTTTTTGAAATATTCAGGAAAGAACATCCTGAGCGTTTTATTGAGTGTTTTGCTGCAGAACAAAACATGGTGAGTGTGGCACTGGGCTGTGCCACACGAGGTCGAACCATTACTTTTGTTACTACTTTAGCTGCCTTTTTGACTAGAGCATTTGATCAGATCCGGATGGGAGCCATATCTCAAACTAATATAAATCTTATTGGTTCTCACTGTGGAGTGTCTGTTGGCGAAGATGGCCCATCCCAGATGGCCTTGGAAGATCTAGCCATGTTCCGAAGCATTCCAAATTGCACTGTTTTCCTCCCAAGTGATGCTGTCTCAACAGAGCACGCTGTTTATCTGGCTGCCAATACCAAAGGAATGTGCTTCATTCGGACATGCCAATCAGAAACTGCAGTTATTTATACCCCACAAGAAAATTTTGAGATTGGAAGGGCCAAGGTCATCCGCCACAGTAATAATGACAAAGTCACAGTAATTGGAACTGGAATTACTCTACATGAAGCCTTAGCGGCTGCTGATGCTCTTTCTCAGCAAGATATTTCTATCTGTGTTATTGACCTGTTTACCATTAAACCCCTGGATGCTGCCACCATCATCTCCTGTGCAAAAGCTACTGGTGGCCGGGTTGTCACAGTGGAAGATCATTACCAAGAAGGTGGCATTGGTGAAGCCGTGTGTGCAGTAGTGTCTGGGGAGCCTGACATCCATGTTCATCAGCTGTCGGTGTCAGGAGTGtctgaaagaaacaggaaaccTAGTGAATTACTGAGTATGTTTGGTGTCAGTGCTAGACACATCATAGCAGCTGTGAAATATACTTTAATGAACTAA